In one window of Hyalangium gracile DNA:
- a CDS encoding sigma 54-interacting transcriptional regulator, with the protein MGEGFRLITFVSGETRSYPLPSQGRITLGRGEGCDVRIEDPSVSRRHATLHLGPPFILEDHGSVNGTRLRMAQEQAGGTGKIEERRLQPGTPVAVEPHTLMEIGSVVVVLWPASEPLSQSAPAAAQPGAVVSDPHMQRLYELAALVAQSQLSVLLRGETGVGKEVLAETIHQRSPRASGPFVRINCAAFSESLLESELFGHEKGAFTSAARAKPGLIELAHGGTLFLDEVGEMPPSVQVKLLRVLEDRKILRVGGTDSHGVDVRFVAATHQDLEACVARGSFRQDLYFRINGFTLTIPPLRERVGEIAAVSRVFIARFASEQGRPPPALTPEAQALLERHPWPGNLRELRNVMGRAVVLCRGSAIQPEHLVFDVPQKPAEPPPTKAAPSPPAPTGGKLGEDIAALERQRILEALEQCAGNQTEAAKRLGISRRTLVTRLGTYGIPRPRRR; encoded by the coding sequence ATGGGAGAGGGCTTCCGCCTCATTACCTTCGTGTCCGGGGAGACCCGCAGCTATCCGTTGCCGTCCCAGGGCCGCATCACCCTGGGGCGCGGCGAGGGGTGCGATGTCCGCATCGAGGATCCCTCCGTCTCACGGCGGCACGCCACGCTCCACCTGGGCCCTCCGTTCATACTCGAGGACCATGGCAGCGTGAATGGCACCCGGCTCCGCATGGCACAGGAGCAGGCGGGGGGGACCGGGAAGATCGAGGAGCGCCGGCTCCAGCCGGGCACGCCCGTCGCCGTGGAGCCCCATACCCTCATGGAGATCGGCTCGGTGGTCGTCGTCCTCTGGCCGGCCTCCGAGCCCTTGTCCCAAAGCGCGCCGGCCGCCGCGCAGCCGGGCGCCGTCGTGAGCGATCCCCACATGCAGCGGCTGTATGAGCTGGCGGCCCTGGTCGCCCAGAGCCAGCTCAGCGTCCTGCTGCGCGGGGAGACGGGCGTGGGCAAGGAGGTGCTCGCGGAGACGATCCACCAGCGCTCCCCCCGCGCCAGTGGCCCCTTCGTGCGCATCAACTGCGCGGCCTTCTCCGAGTCGCTGCTGGAGAGCGAGCTGTTCGGCCACGAGAAGGGGGCCTTCACCAGCGCCGCCCGCGCCAAGCCCGGGCTCATCGAACTGGCCCACGGCGGGACGCTCTTCCTGGACGAGGTGGGGGAGATGCCCCCATCCGTGCAGGTGAAGCTGCTGCGCGTGCTGGAGGATCGGAAGATCCTCCGGGTGGGAGGCACCGACTCCCACGGCGTGGACGTGCGCTTCGTCGCCGCCACCCACCAGGATCTCGAGGCCTGCGTGGCGCGCGGCTCGTTCCGGCAGGATCTCTACTTCCGCATCAACGGGTTCACGCTGACCATCCCCCCGCTGCGCGAGCGCGTGGGAGAGATCGCCGCCGTGAGCCGCGTCTTCATCGCGCGCTTCGCGAGCGAGCAGGGGCGCCCTCCCCCCGCGCTCACGCCTGAAGCCCAGGCTCTGCTCGAGCGACACCCCTGGCCCGGCAACCTCCGAGAATTGCGCAACGTCATGGGGCGCGCCGTGGTGCTGTGCCGAGGAAGCGCCATCCAGCCCGAGCACCTCGTGTTCGACGTCCCCCAGAAGCCGGCGGAGCCTCCACCCACGAAGGCCGCGCCGAGTCCTCCCGCCCCTACAGGCGGCAAGCTGGGAGAGGACATCGCGGCCCTGGAGCGGCAGCGCATCCTGGAGGCGCTGGAGCAGTGCGCCGGCAACCAGACCGAGGCCGCCAAGCGGCTCGGCATCTCCCGGCGCACGCTCGTCACGCGGCTGGGGACCTACGGCATTCCCCGCCCGCGCCGTCGTTAA